From Candidatus Neomarinimicrobiota bacterium, the proteins below share one genomic window:
- a CDS encoding TonB-dependent receptor, with product MKISHLIIAISLLISNRIHADVLEGLVISSITGEPVPYVNISISGTDQGTISNPDGYFLVKTDTLPLQVKIGHIQFKNRILKLKDPYTKIILEPDVLQTEEIRVIASRAVKGKTPVAFSTIDQKDIQTAYSHQDVPMVMKKTPGVYVYSDAGNGTGYSYLKIRGFSQDRIGIMLNGIPLNDPESHSVYWVDHGDILASVSNIQIQRGTGNFLNGATVFGGTVNMETNYAHLPRGIQISTGYGNYMGSGGLDLPGYKISSTYNGRPFADKPLYVYARGSYMDNPGYRVGSGTTQKSFHTGFQKQSPDRMTRVEWIFGDEITHFSWDGISPQYGYDLNNRDDRRYNFYADPAYNGGFDDANKDVFTQHIVSLQHSRKFTSSLLNLTLYAVKGDGYYEQFKGTQSVKEYHLTSLLPDTASVDLIRQKWLKNDYQGLLLQYNLQHINNMDMTLGTEARFYQSDHFGTVTSLENVPLSPPDDHKYYYSDSYKNSVSFYLHTVYKLSENLSFLTDVRFLSHFYTFEQDQTGAFKGYEYTLKYLFLDPRLGIMWEAADGLTLFANISTAHREPADSDIYDQSDPDAEPAIRWTDSKYAEPLVKEERLIHTELGIDYSTDRLSGALNLYRMDFRNELIPMDYRYRDDDNILKGNVPKTIHQGIETDIAFRFNRHVSLRSNVSYSNNSFVEFFGDALGWGGYGSIADYSGKTIPGYPSLMANLSGTFSLGGYSLNLDIQYTGKQYIDFSNTKDAAVSPHTIVNMALNLPFIQSRAGNLTMDVKIYNVFDTLYETFGYNYYLDPDTRIDVYWPAATRNFFLTATWHIKTGL from the coding sequence ATGAAAATATCTCATCTTATCATCGCCATCTCACTTTTAATCAGTAACAGGATTCATGCCGATGTACTTGAGGGACTCGTTATCTCTTCGATAACCGGTGAGCCTGTCCCTTATGTGAATATCTCCATATCGGGGACGGATCAGGGAACCATCAGTAATCCGGACGGATATTTTTTGGTAAAAACCGACACATTGCCTTTACAGGTGAAAATCGGTCATATCCAGTTTAAAAACAGGATTCTCAAATTGAAGGATCCTTACACAAAAATCATCCTGGAACCGGATGTCCTTCAAACGGAAGAAATTCGTGTAATCGCAAGCCGGGCTGTAAAGGGTAAAACACCGGTCGCCTTTTCCACCATTGATCAGAAGGATATTCAAACGGCCTACTCACATCAGGATGTCCCTATGGTGATGAAGAAAACACCGGGGGTTTATGTCTACTCAGATGCAGGAAATGGAACAGGATATTCCTATCTGAAAATCCGTGGATTTTCCCAGGACCGGATCGGCATCATGCTGAATGGCATTCCCTTGAATGATCCTGAATCCCATTCTGTGTACTGGGTGGATCATGGGGATATTCTCGCCTCGGTATCCAACATCCAAATACAAAGAGGTACCGGAAATTTTCTCAACGGAGCTACGGTTTTCGGGGGGACGGTGAACATGGAAACCAATTATGCCCATTTACCCCGGGGAATTCAAATTTCCACCGGTTATGGAAATTATATGGGTTCAGGAGGACTCGATTTACCCGGCTATAAGATATCCTCCACGTACAATGGCAGGCCATTTGCCGATAAACCTCTCTACGTTTATGCCCGGGGGAGTTACATGGACAATCCCGGATACCGTGTAGGAAGCGGAACCACACAAAAATCCTTCCATACCGGATTTCAAAAACAGAGTCCGGACAGGATGACCCGGGTGGAGTGGATTTTCGGTGATGAAATCACGCATTTTTCCTGGGATGGTATTTCGCCTCAATATGGATATGATCTGAATAACCGGGATGATCGCCGGTATAATTTTTATGCCGATCCCGCCTATAACGGCGGTTTTGATGATGCAAACAAAGATGTTTTCACACAGCATATCGTTTCTTTACAACACAGCCGAAAATTTACCTCCTCCCTGCTGAACCTCACACTGTATGCCGTCAAAGGCGATGGATATTATGAACAGTTTAAAGGCACTCAGTCCGTCAAAGAATATCATCTGACATCCCTGCTTCCCGATACAGCATCTGTAGACCTGATCCGACAGAAATGGTTAAAGAATGATTATCAGGGACTCCTCCTTCAATACAATTTGCAACATATCAACAACATGGACATGACCCTGGGAACGGAAGCCCGTTTTTACCAGTCCGACCATTTCGGAACCGTCACCTCGCTGGAAAATGTTCCCTTGTCGCCACCTGATGATCATAAATACTATTATTCGGACAGTTATAAAAATTCAGTTTCTTTCTATCTTCATACCGTTTATAAGCTCAGCGAAAACCTGAGTTTCCTTACAGATGTGCGATTCCTCTCTCATTTTTACACATTTGAACAGGATCAGACAGGTGCTTTCAAAGGATATGAATACACTTTGAAATATCTGTTCCTGGATCCGCGATTGGGTATCATGTGGGAAGCAGCCGACGGATTGACACTCTTTGCCAATATCTCCACTGCTCACCGTGAACCGGCTGATTCGGATATTTATGACCAGTCTGATCCTGATGCTGAACCGGCTATCCGGTGGACAGACTCAAAGTATGCTGAGCCGCTTGTTAAAGAAGAACGGCTGATACATACTGAACTGGGTATCGATTATTCCACCGACCGGTTATCCGGGGCTTTGAACCTGTACCGGATGGATTTCCGGAATGAGCTGATTCCCATGGATTACCGGTACCGGGATGACGATAACATCCTTAAAGGGAATGTACCCAAAACCATTCATCAGGGCATCGAAACAGATATTGCGTTCCGGTTCAACCGACATGTATCCCTCCGTTCCAATGTGAGCTATTCCAATAATTCATTTGTTGAATTTTTCGGAGATGCCCTGGGTTGGGGCGGATATGGGTCTATCGCGGATTATTCAGGAAAAACCATTCCCGGTTATCCGTCTCTCATGGCCAATCTAAGCGGAACCTTCAGTCTGGGAGGATATTCACTAAACCTGGATATACAATACACCGGTAAACAATATATCGATTTTTCCAACACAAAAGATGCAGCCGTATCGCCACATACCATCGTAAATATGGCTTTAAACCTGCCATTCATTCAATCCCGTGCCGGAAATCTGACGATGGATGTAAAAATCTACAATGTTTTCGATACCTTGTATGAAACCTTTGGATATAATTATTATCTGGATCCCGACACACGTATTGATGTCTACTGGCCTGCAGCCACAAGGAATTTCTTTTTAACAGCCACCTGGCACATTAAAACCGGTTTATGA
- the cobO gene encoding cob(I)yrinic acid a,c-diamide adenosyltransferase, translating to MKDSKGLILVYTGNGKGKTTAALGTALRCLGYGCKVCMIQFIKGDWHYGELDAVKRLAPDFEIHRMGKGFYHIMGDKVPEKEHREAAERALAFAREKMLSGAYRLIILDEILVSVQVNLIPEKQLLDFIQDKPDTIDLILTGRGAGDAVIQIADLVTEMKEIKHPFQKGIPGKKGIDF from the coding sequence ATGAAAGATTCAAAAGGATTAATCCTGGTCTATACCGGAAACGGGAAGGGAAAAACCACGGCTGCCCTGGGTACGGCGCTCCGATGCCTGGGATATGGTTGCAAGGTCTGCATGATCCAGTTTATCAAGGGTGATTGGCACTATGGAGAACTGGATGCCGTCAAACGACTGGCTCCTGATTTTGAAATTCACCGGATGGGTAAAGGTTTTTACCACATCATGGGAGATAAAGTACCGGAGAAGGAACACCGGGAAGCGGCTGAACGTGCCCTGGCTTTTGCCCGCGAAAAAATGCTTTCAGGGGCATATCGCCTGATCATACTGGATGAAATATTGGTTTCGGTCCAGGTGAACCTGATTCCGGAAAAACAACTTCTGGATTTCATTCAGGATAAGCCGGATACGATTGATCTGATTCTTACAGGCCGTGGAGCGGGAGATGCTGTGATTCAGATTGCGGATCTGGTGACGGAAATGAAAGAGATTAAGCACCCATTTCAAAAGGGGATTCCCGGAAAAAAGGGGATAGACTTTTAA
- the folD gene encoding bifunctional methylenetetrahydrofolate dehydrogenase/methenyltetrahydrofolate cyclohydrolase FolD, whose amino-acid sequence MKAMLLNGKDVAKSVRESVKHEVEALKKENIYPGLAVVLVGEDPASKVYVRNKGRTCEKLGIFSETITLPKDVSQKELNTIIDKLNHDPKFHGILVQMPLPRQLDASEIIHRIRPEKDVDGFHPENVGRLILDEEGFQPCTPAGIMEILRYYKISLEGKHAVVVGRSNIVGKPMLNMLYQKKKDANATATICHTRTQDMGAITRTADVLIVAAGVPEFVTGDMIKPGAVVIDVGMNRVDDPSTDKGYRLTGDVKFDEASEIASAITPVPGGVGPMTIAMLMVNTVKAAKFQNR is encoded by the coding sequence AGCGATGCTTCTTAACGGGAAAGATGTAGCCAAATCCGTTAGAGAATCGGTAAAACATGAGGTGGAGGCCCTGAAGAAGGAGAATATCTATCCCGGTCTGGCTGTGGTTCTGGTAGGGGAAGATCCGGCATCAAAAGTTTATGTGAGAAATAAAGGCCGGACCTGTGAAAAACTGGGAATATTTTCCGAGACTATCACTCTGCCTAAAGATGTATCCCAAAAAGAATTGAATACCATCATTGATAAACTGAACCATGACCCAAAATTTCACGGTATTTTGGTCCAGATGCCGTTGCCCAGGCAACTGGATGCATCAGAAATCATACACCGGATCCGTCCGGAAAAGGATGTGGATGGTTTTCATCCGGAAAATGTGGGGCGGCTCATTTTGGATGAAGAGGGTTTTCAGCCCTGTACACCTGCCGGAATTATGGAAATACTTCGTTATTATAAGATATCGCTGGAAGGGAAACATGCTGTCGTGGTAGGCCGTAGCAATATTGTCGGTAAACCCATGCTGAATATGCTGTACCAGAAAAAGAAAGATGCCAATGCCACTGCAACTATTTGCCATACGCGAACCCAGGATATGGGTGCCATCACACGCACGGCGGATGTTCTCATCGTTGCTGCCGGTGTGCCGGAATTTGTGACCGGAGATATGATTAAACCCGGTGCGGTTGTCATCGATGTGGGTATGAACCGTGTGGATGATCCTTCAACTGATAAGGGGTATCGTCTGACCGGTGACGTGAAATTTGATGAAGCATCGGAGATCGCTTCGGCCATTACGCCTGTTCCCGGTGGTGTGGGACCCATGACCATTGCAATGCTTATGGTGAATACGGTTAAAGCTGCAAAATTTCAAAACAGGTAA
- a CDS encoding HDIG domain-containing protein, producing the protein MKESITYEEAQNLFDTYLKTDYLRKHSRETEVIMRHLARVLHEDEEFWGITGLLHDLDMDACEGDYSRHGFRTLEILKDEGYDIPSMFQAILSHTEGLDSSRPKRETLLDYCLAGAENITGIISAYVLLKPGGKLEGTKPKSIRKKLKDKSFAASVNREFITDTYLHANMEESEFIQLAIDAMTEIADETGM; encoded by the coding sequence ATGAAAGAAAGCATCACCTATGAGGAAGCTCAAAATCTATTTGATACATACCTGAAGACAGACTATCTGAGAAAACATTCCCGGGAAACGGAAGTCATCATGCGCCACTTAGCCCGGGTATTACATGAAGATGAAGAATTCTGGGGGATTACAGGGCTGCTACACGACCTGGATATGGATGCATGCGAGGGTGATTACAGCAGACACGGATTCAGGACACTGGAAATCCTGAAAGATGAAGGATATGACATTCCTTCCATGTTCCAGGCCATTCTGTCCCATACCGAAGGACTGGATTCCAGCCGTCCGAAACGGGAAACTCTTCTTGATTATTGTCTGGCGGGAGCAGAGAATATTACCGGTATTATATCCGCTTATGTATTGCTGAAACCCGGCGGAAAACTGGAAGGGACAAAACCCAAATCTATCCGAAAAAAATTGAAAGATAAATCCTTTGCCGCCTCTGTAAACCGGGAATTTATTACCGACACCTACCTGCATGCAAATATGGAAGAATCGGAATTTATTCAACTTGCCATCGATGCCATGACAGAAATAGCAGATGAAACAGGTATGTAA